CGCCGGCACCCGCCGGCTGGCGGCGACGTCGACGACCGTGGCCGGGCGGACCGGCTCGGCATAGCTGGGGGGCGGGACGTGGAACGGGTCCCACCCGGGGAGGTCGTGGCGAACCTTGGCGAGGAAGGACGCAGGGTCGGCGCCCGCGGCCAGGTCGACGGCGACGAACCCGGCGAGGTTGTCGGCAACGTCAACACCTCCGACGACGGCCGCGAAGAGCGGGGACGAGATCAAGGCGCCGGTGCCGAGCGACGCCCGGTCCGACTCGAACGGTCCGATGCTCGGGAGCACCACGAGACCGGTGACGCGGGCCTTGCGCTTGCCCCGGGACGTCGCGACGGTTGCCTCGTCCCCCACGTGAAGGTGGAGGTGCCGGGCGGTGATCGACCCCAGGGCGATCTCGTGGTCGCGGCGCGGGGCGCGGCCCGAGATGATGAGCGCGCGGGTGAACGCGTCGAAGCCCCGACGCCCGGCGACGAAGGGAACCGTCTCGCCGTTGATCGCGAGGCCTCCCGACATCGCGGCAAGGCCCCACCGCTCGACGTCCGGGCGGTCGAGGGTCTTGGCGACCGCGGCGAGGTTCGTTTGGCCGTAGCCCGCGTTCACGAGCGCACCGATGTCGAACGGCCATCCGAAGCGCGCAGGGGTGTCGAGAAAGCGAACCAAGCTGGCGCTGAAGACCAGCGTGGCGGTCGCCGCGGCCACGGCGATGCCGACGCCCGCGAGCAACGCGTTGGCACCGCCCCCCACGGTCGCGGCCCGAATGCCCAGCGCGAGACCCGGCGATCGCCCTGCGCCAGGGAAGGAGCGGCGGGGCGCCGGCGTCCGCCCGGCGGTGGCTGCCGATGACCTGACGACGCGATGGGCGGCGACGGTCACGCCGATTCCCAGCAGAACGGTTGCCGCCGCGACCGTGAGCACCGTCGCGATCGAGAGGTGGCGCGTGCCGGCGGGTACGACGGCCCGCGCGCTGGCGACCGGACCCAGCGGTGACGCGAGCCATGCGACGGCGACCGACCCGAAGAGGCCGGCGACGACAGCACCCGTGGGTGGCAGCGCGAGCCCGAGCGTGCGGCGGGTAGGCGAGATCCCGAGCCCGCGCCAGACGCGCACGTCGTCCCCACGCAGGCGGAGGAGCCGGCCGATGAGGAGGAGGGCGACGGCGATCGTGGCCATCCCGGCGACGGCTCCGAACGCTCGGAGGGCGGTGACGACCGGTGACAACGACTTCTGCACCCGTGCCGAGTCGTCTGATCGAAACGACGGGATGACCTCGTAGCCGATGTGGTTGTCCTGCATGGCGCGGGGAAGCCGCACGTTCTCCTGGCGGAAGCGGGCCGCCAGCGCGTCGGCGAAACGAACCGCGCCGGCGTCCCCGCCGCGTACGCGCAGGGAGAAGTAGCGGTACGACAGCGCGCATCCGGGAGGCACGAGCGTGGGCGCCAGCTCCTCGAGGGAGCGGAGGTCGCCGGAGTCGGGCTGGTGACGCGTGCAATCGAAGGGGCGCGCCACCTCCGAGGTCACGAGGAGCTTCTCGCGCGGGAAGAGCTCGTCGGGCAGGACCTCGTCTTGGAACACCCCGATGCCGACGACGCGGACCCGGACCGCGCCGATCGGCCGCGGGGCCGTCGGGGCGTCGGGTCCCGCGAAGCTCTCCTCGTAGAACGACACCGGCAAGGTGTCGCCCACGGTCACACCGAGGGCCGCGGCGGCTCCGCGACTGACGAACGCCTCCTGTCCCGACTTGATCATCCGTCCCGAGTCGACGGCGGGACGGTCCTGGTCGACGTAGCGACCGTCGTGGGACGCGCGCACTTGCCCGAAGTCGGAGGTGCCCTTGCCCGCCGACGCGTTGAGAAGGGAGTCGCTCCTCACCCGGACCACTCCCGGCACAGACCGGATGAGCGCCTCGGTCTTCTCGGTCACCAGGCTCGGGTTCACGACGAGCTCGCCGACCGCGGCGCGGTGGAGATAGTCGGGGTAGGCGTGCCGCGTGCGCTCGGCCACCTCGAGGCTCGTCAGCGCCGCGCCCACACCGCCCGCGAGCACGAGTGCGATGACGGCGAGCGCGGCCCGGCGCCGACGGAATCCCTCGCGCGCCAGCGCGACCGCCACCCCCATGTCGCAACCGTACCGACGACGATCAGGCCGGACCAGGACGTTGACCGGTGTCGCGCGGGGGGTGCCACCACCTCGTGCGGCACCGGCTCAGGGCAGGTGCACCTTGGCATGTACCGCGCGCGCCACCGCGTCGGGAAGCCAGGCCAGCGCCTCCAACTCCTCGAGCGACGCCCTTCTCACTCCCGCCACGCCGCCGAGCTCCTTGACCAGGCGCTTCTTCCGGGCCGGCCCCAGACCGGTGATGTCGTCGAGCACGCTCTTCGTCATGCGCCGGTCGCGCAACGTGCGGTGATAGGTGATGGCGAAGCGGTGGGCCTCGTCGCGGATGCGCTGCAGGAGGTAGAGGGCCTCCGACTGCCTGGCAATCCGGATCGGATCGGCCTGGCCGGGCACGAACACCTCCTCGAAGCGCTTGGCCAGCGCCGCGACCGAGATCTCGTCGTCGAGCCCGAAGTCCTCCACCACCTTCATGGCCACGCTGAGCTGACCCTTGCCGCCGTCGACGAGGAGCAGGTTGGGCGGATACGAGAACCTGCGGCGTCGCGCCTCGCCCGGGGGACGGTCGCGCTCGGCCTGGAGCGCGGCGAGCCTCCGGGTCAGCACCTCCTCCATCGCCGCGAAGTCGTCGTTGCCCGACACCGAGCGCACCTTGAAGCGGCGGTACTCGCTCTTCTTGGGCAGCGCGTCCTCCATCACGACCATTGAGCCCACGTAGTCGGTGCCCTGGATGTGGCTCATGTCGTAGCACTCGATCCGCAACGGGGCGTCGGGCAGGTCGAGCGCCTCCTGCAGGGCGTTGATCGCGCGCGCCCGGGCGTTGTGGTCGGCGGACCGCTTGAGCCGGTGGCGGACGAACTCCTCCTTGGCGTTCTGCGTGACGGTCGCCTGCAACGACCGCTTGTCGCCCCGCTGCGGCACGCGCACCGTGACCCGCGAGCCGCGCTGGCCGGTGAGCCACGTCTCGTACAGCGCCTGGTCGTCCGGCTCGACCGGGACCAACACCTCCTTGGGGACGCCCAGGGCGGCCTCGTGGTACAGCCCCTCCAACACGTGGCTCACCAGACCGGCCGGGGTGACGTCCTCGACCTTGTCGACGACGAACCCCTTGCGGCCCACCACTCGGCCGCGGCGCACGTAGAAGACCTGCACCGAGGCCTCGAGCTCGTCGTCCGCGATCCCGATCACGTCGAGATCCTCGGGTCGGTCGGTGACGACCGCCTGCTTCTCGATCGCCTTCTGCACGCTGGCCAGGCGGTCGCGGAGGCGCGCGGCGCGCTCGAACTCGAGCTGGTCGGCCGCCTCTCGCATGTGCGCGTCGAGCCGGCGGAGCACGGGTTGGGTGTCGCCGTCGAGGAAGTCGATGAGCTCTGCGACGAGCGCGTCGTACGGCTCCCTCTCGATGTTGCCGACGCACGGGCCCGCGCACTTCTCGATGTGGAAGAGCAGACACGGCCGGCCCTGGCGATGGTGCCGTTCGAACTTGTTGTCGGAGCACGTGCGCACGGGGAAGGTGCGGAGAAGAAGGTCGAGGGTCTCGCGGATCGCGTACGCGTGGCCGTAGGGCCCGAAGTAGCGCGTGCCCTTGCGCTTCTGGCCCCGCATCACCATCGCCCGCGGCCACTCGTCGCTGAGGGTGATGGCGAGGAACGGGTAGCTCTTGTCGTCGCGCAGCCGGATGTTGAACCGAGGCCGGTGCTCCTTGATGAGGCTGTACTCGAGCATGAGCGCCTCGACGTCGTTGCGCACCTGGATCCATTCGACGCTCTCAGCCGCCTGCACCATCTGCGCGGTGCGCGGTGGGAGCAGCGCCGGGTTGCCGAAGTA
The Actinomycetota bacterium DNA segment above includes these coding regions:
- a CDS encoding FtsX-like permease family protein; the protein is MGVAVALAREGFRRRRAALAVIALVLAGGVGAALTSLEVAERTRHAYPDYLHRAAVGELVVNPSLVTEKTEALIRSVPGVVRVRSDSLLNASAGKGTSDFGQVRASHDGRYVDQDRPAVDSGRMIKSGQEAFVSRGAAAALGVTVGDTLPVSFYEESFAGPDAPTAPRPIGAVRVRVVGIGVFQDEVLPDELFPREKLLVTSEVARPFDCTRHQPDSGDLRSLEELAPTLVPPGCALSYRYFSLRVRGGDAGAVRFADALAARFRQENVRLPRAMQDNHIGYEVIPSFRSDDSARVQKSLSPVVTALRAFGAVAGMATIAVALLLIGRLLRLRGDDVRVWRGLGISPTRRTLGLALPPTGAVVAGLFGSVAVAWLASPLGPVASARAVVPAGTRHLSIATVLTVAAATVLLGIGVTVAAHRVVRSSAATAGRTPAPRRSFPGAGRSPGLALGIRAATVGGGANALLAGVGIAVAAATATLVFSASLVRFLDTPARFGWPFDIGALVNAGYGQTNLAAVAKTLDRPDVERWGLAAMSGGLAINGETVPFVAGRRGFDAFTRALIISGRAPRRDHEIALGSITARHLHLHVGDEATVATSRGKRKARVTGLVVLPSIGPFESDRASLGTGALISSPLFAAVVGGVDVADNLAGFVAVDLAAGADPASFLAKVRHDLPGWDPFHVPPPSYAEPVRPATVVDVAASRRVPALLAGLLGLTMAVSVVTGIASGTRARRRELAVLRAVGAVPRQLRASVRWHALVVVLIGLVVGLPIGIAAGRAGFTVFARDIGAATRPAVPPALLSLIVLGAVVLALVAAAVPARRSSRWAVAGMLSWDERAHASMRGAGSGPA
- the uvrC gene encoding excinuclease ABC subunit UvrC is translated as MLQRPPAGTIPDAPGSYQFKDRDGRVIYVGKAKSLRSRLSNYFGNPALLPPRTAQMVQAAESVEWIQVRNDVEALMLEYSLIKEHRPRFNIRLRDDKSYPFLAITLSDEWPRAMVMRGQKRKGTRYFGPYGHAYAIRETLDLLLRTFPVRTCSDNKFERHHRQGRPCLLFHIEKCAGPCVGNIEREPYDALVAELIDFLDGDTQPVLRRLDAHMREAADQLEFERAARLRDRLASVQKAIEKQAVVTDRPEDLDVIGIADDELEASVQVFYVRRGRVVGRKGFVVDKVEDVTPAGLVSHVLEGLYHEAALGVPKEVLVPVEPDDQALYETWLTGQRGSRVTVRVPQRGDKRSLQATVTQNAKEEFVRHRLKRSADHNARARAINALQEALDLPDAPLRIECYDMSHIQGTDYVGSMVVMEDALPKKSEYRRFKVRSVSGNDDFAAMEEVLTRRLAALQAERDRPPGEARRRRFSYPPNLLLVDGGKGQLSVAMKVVEDFGLDDEISVAALAKRFEEVFVPGQADPIRIARQSEALYLLQRIRDEAHRFAITYHRTLRDRRMTKSVLDDITGLGPARKKRLVKELGGVAGVRRASLEELEALAWLPDAVARAVHAKVHLP